Genomic DNA from Candidatus Neomarinimicrobiota bacterium:
GCAACGGCTGCCGGGATACAAGACCGTCAAGCCGATGGTGTTCACCGGGCTTTATCCCATAGCTGCCGGAGATTATGAGCTGCTGCGCAAATCGCTGGACAAATTGCGCCTGAATGACGCCTCCCTCAGTTACGTGCCGGAGACTTCCACCGCCCTGGGCTTCGGCTTCCGCTGCGGTTACCTGGGGCTGCTCCACATGGAAATCGTCCAGGAGCGGCTGGAACGGGAGTTCGACCTGAACCTGATCATCACCGCGCCCAATGTGGAATACGAGGTATCCACCAGGGAGGGTGAAGTGGTCAAAGTGGACAGTCCGGCGGATATGCCCCACCCCGGCTCCATCGTAGAGGTCCGGGAGCCGTATGTAGCGGCTGAGATCATCGCCCCGCCGGATTACATGGGCAGCATCATGAAGCTGTGTCAGGATAAGCGCGGTGTCTACCGGAACACCCATTATCTATCCCCTTCCAAGGTCCAGCTGAAATATGAGCTGCCCTTGGGAGAGGTCATTTTTGACTTTTTCGACCGGCTGAAGTCGGTGAGCCGGGGCTATGCCTCCTACGACTATGAGTTCATCGGCCACCGGCCCGGTGAGCTGAAAAAGTTGGACGTCCTCATCACCGGGGAAGTG
This window encodes:
- a CDS encoding elongation factor 4 (back-translocating Elongation Factor EF4; binds to the ribosome on the universally-conserved alpha-sarcin loop) codes for the protein QRLPGYKTVKPMVFTGLYPIAAGDYELLRKSLDKLRLNDASLSYVPETSTALGFGFRCGYLGLLHMEIVQERLEREFDLNLIITAPNVEYEVSTREGEVVKVDSPADMPHPGSIVEVREPYVAAEIIAPPDYMGSIMKLCQDKRGVYRNTHYLSPSKVQLKYELPLGEVIFDFFDRLKSVSRGYASYDYEFIGHRPGELKKLDVLITGEVVDALSSIIHKDHAQAHGKALCKKLKEVIHRQQFEVVIQAAIGNRVIARETVRPLRKNVTAKCYGGDITRKRKLLERQREGKKRMKQLGRVEIPQEAFLSIMEVGHGD